One Pectobacterium colocasium DNA segment encodes these proteins:
- the recA gene encoding recombinase RecA, which yields MAIDENKQKALAAALGQIEKQFGKGSIMRLGEDRSMDVETISTGSLSLDIALGAGGLPMGRIVEIYGPESSGKTTLTLQVIAAAQREGKTCAFIDAEHALDPIYAKKLGVDIDNLLCSQPDTGEQALEICDALTRSGAVDVIIVDSVAALTPKAEIEGEIGDSHMGLAARMMSQAMRKLAGNLKQANTLLIFINQIRMKIGVMFGNPETTTGGNALKFYASVRLDIRRTGAIKEGEEVVGSETRVKVVKNKVAAPFKQAEFQILYGEGINIHGELVDLGVKHKLIEKAGAWYSYNGDKIGQGKANACNFLKENPAVAAELDKKLREMLLHKGNELTPATAGNSHDEDAFADEGNEEF from the coding sequence ATGGCTATTGATGAGAACAAACAAAAGGCACTTGCGGCAGCACTGGGCCAAATCGAAAAGCAATTTGGTAAAGGTTCTATCATGCGGTTGGGCGAGGATCGCTCAATGGATGTTGAAACTATTTCTACAGGCTCCTTGTCCCTTGATATTGCTTTGGGTGCCGGTGGTTTGCCGATGGGCCGTATCGTTGAGATTTATGGCCCGGAATCTTCCGGTAAAACAACGCTAACTTTACAGGTTATTGCTGCCGCTCAGCGTGAAGGTAAAACGTGTGCATTCATCGATGCTGAACATGCGTTGGATCCGATTTATGCGAAAAAGCTTGGCGTAGATATCGATAATCTGCTGTGTTCTCAGCCGGATACTGGCGAACAAGCTCTGGAAATCTGTGATGCGCTAACGCGCTCTGGTGCTGTTGACGTTATCATCGTCGACTCTGTTGCGGCTCTGACGCCGAAAGCAGAAATTGAAGGTGAAATCGGCGACTCCCACATGGGCCTGGCTGCTCGTATGATGAGTCAGGCGATGCGTAAACTGGCGGGTAACCTGAAACAAGCCAATACGCTGCTGATCTTCATCAACCAGATCCGTATGAAAATCGGTGTGATGTTCGGTAACCCTGAAACGACAACTGGTGGTAACGCTCTGAAGTTTTATGCTTCCGTTCGTCTGGATATTCGCCGTACTGGTGCTATCAAGGAAGGCGAAGAAGTCGTCGGCAGCGAAACTCGCGTTAAAGTCGTGAAGAATAAAGTTGCGGCACCGTTCAAACAGGCTGAATTCCAGATTCTGTACGGCGAAGGTATCAACATCCACGGCGAGCTGGTCGATCTGGGTGTGAAACACAAGCTGATCGAAAAAGCAGGTGCCTGGTATAGCTATAACGGCGACAAAATTGGTCAGGGTAAAGCGAATGCCTGTAATTTCCTGAAAGAGAACCCAGCGGTTGCTGCGGAACTGGATAAGAAATTGCGTGAAATGCTGCTGCATAAAGGCAATGAGCTAACGCCTGCCACAGCTGGTAACAGCCATGACGAAGATGCATTCGCCGACGAAGGCAACGAAGAGTTTTAA
- the pncC gene encoding nicotinamide-nucleotide amidase has protein sequence MTEADILRLSVLVGEKLKARGATLTCAESCTGGWLAKSITDVAGSSCWFDYGFVTYSNLAKQRLVNVGAETLERHGAVSEAVVNEMAAGALQAADADFAISVSGVAGPDGGTEEKPVGTVWFGFTDKRGEAFARTMRFSGDRNAVRLQSVHFALQTLLDAFLKK, from the coding sequence ATGACGGAAGCTGACATTCTGCGGTTAAGTGTTTTGGTCGGTGAAAAACTGAAGGCGCGTGGTGCTACGCTGACGTGCGCGGAATCCTGCACTGGGGGCTGGCTGGCTAAGTCTATTACTGATGTCGCAGGCAGTTCCTGCTGGTTTGACTATGGATTTGTGACATACAGCAATCTGGCCAAGCAGCGTCTGGTAAATGTGGGCGCGGAGACATTGGAACGGCACGGTGCGGTGAGTGAAGCCGTCGTCAATGAGATGGCGGCAGGGGCGTTGCAGGCTGCCGATGCAGATTTTGCCATCTCGGTAAGCGGCGTCGCCGGGCCTGACGGCGGGACCGAAGAGAAGCCTGTCGGTACGGTATGGTTTGGCTTTACAGACAAACGGGGCGAAGCATTTGCGCGGACAATGCGGTTTAGCGGAGATCGAAACGCGGTTCGTTTGCAATCGGTCCATTTTGCGCTGCAAACGCTGCTCGACGCGTTTCTGAAAAAATAA